Sequence from the Cucumis sativus cultivar 9930 chromosome 1, Cucumber_9930_V3, whole genome shotgun sequence genome:
CTGAATTCCTTGGACatgaaaaattttgttttgtaaaaacAGGGCAGTgtaaaaaacagaaagaacaCTGAGCCTGGTtattgttttgtcattttatttaaaactccAGGTGAGACTGTCGCTATAGCTGTTCATCCAGCTGAAGAGGTGGGAAGCAAAAAGAAACACCatacaaaacaaagaagagtAGTTGTCACTGGGATGGGTGTGGTGACGCCTTTGGGGCATGATCTTGACGTCTTCTACAAGAATTTGCTTGAGGGTGTCAGCGGAATTAGTGAAATAGAGGCGTTTGATTGCTCACAGTTTCCCACAGTAAATATACCTTCTTGTAGCAAGTTCTTGAAACTGGTGTGATCTGTTTGCAGTTCGTCTGTCtgaattctaatttttttttttcttcagagAATTGCTGGAGAGATTAAAACTTTCTCTACTGATGGATGGGTTGCACCAAAATTCTCTAAGCGGATGGATAAATTCATGCTTTACATGCTTATTGCTGGCAAGAAAGCCCTAGAGGATGGTGGATTTACAAAAGAGCTTGCAGAAGAGTTGGATAAAACTAAATGTGGAGTACTGATTGGTTCAGCAATGGGAGGCATGAAGGTAATTCCTATATCGATACCTGGGGAGTTGTTTGGAGAGTAATATTACCAATCTGCGATTTCTACCTCCCTCACATTGGAAAAAAGAttacttgtaaattgtaaCCTTAAAGTTTCAGTGTCTTGATTCTTCTACTTATGACTTCTACTAATATGCATAACAATCAGCAAAATGAaacatttccttttttgtattaatttattgtttctttttaattgccAATGTGctactttgattttttttttttttcatttatcacttttattgttattatttatcaaaacttCTTCCGATTTTCTTATATTGAATAGGTCTTTAATGATGCAATTGAAGCGTTGCGAATTTCATACAAGAAGATGAATCCTTTTTGTGTTCCATTTGCAACGACAAACATGGGGTCTGCCATGCTAGCTATGGATCTGGTTAGTGAATCCTTTTATGGACATGGTAaattaggaaagaaaaaagaaaagaaaaaagagaagaaactcTTATAAGGTGTTGGAGCTATTGATTCTTAACATTACTGTGAaatagttattttgaaaatgtaggGATGGATGGGCCCAAACTATTCAATTTCTACTGCTTGTGCTACGAGCAACTTTTGCATACTAAATGCTGCTAATCACATAATTAGAGGCGAAGCTGTAAGTAATCACTTTCTTAGAAACTAAAGAGTGGATTTATCTAGTTTCcatccttttctctttctcttcgtATACAACTCACTTGATTACTTGTGTTTTTACCGTAGTTTTTCCAGTATCCCAACAAGGCTATTACCTGATTAAAGTGCTTTtcaatatatgtattttttttcttgtgaagTTTGACTATATAACGAAGTATGtctgaaaatttaaaaaacactttCAAGTGCCTTGGAGGAAGGTAGTTGATAGGCTCTGAAGAGTATTTGGAAAATATGGGAGATTACAGATTACTGCATGCTTGAAGGGCTTCAAGCTCTACAAGCCAAGGTGTAGAGTAGAAACACTGTAGTCCTACCAAATTTACAGCACACAGTTCTcctctcttcctttctttctctacCTGCATGCTGAAAACCtcttgtttgttcttttttaactaTCTACATATAATGTAGGCTatcatttgttcttttttaactaTCTACATAtacatttgttcttttttaactaTCTACATATAATATAGGCTATCATTCCCTTGTATCCAAAACAGTCCTTACTTAGCAGAATATGACCTTTGCTATTATTCACTCTCCTACATAAACAAGCAAATGAGTAGCTGGCTTTCATATGCAAATGAGTACTTCTTCCCCAAAAAAAGTGCTTACTAGACAAGTGTTTCATGTTAGTACCCTAAACAGTTTTCCCAAGTCAACCAAAATGTTCCATGTGCTTATTCTATTCTTGTTGCATGTAAGAATAATATTCTGGTagctatatattttaataaagaagtttaaaTGGAGACACAAGcttagttttagaaaaaagtaatatagAAAAGCAACAATTTAAATGTCAGAGTTGTTGCTATAGTATCTGATTTGTTTTCATATGCAGGATGTAATGCTCTGCGGAGGATCAGATGCAGCAATCATACCCattggtatttttctatttattatgTTAATCAAGTTCAACTCTTTTTGCCTGAGATATTTGATGTgaatctatttaattttactgtTGCTAGGTTTGGGAGGTTTTGTTGCTTGCAATACACTTTCTCAAAGAAACAGTGATCCTACCAAAGCTTCACGGCCTTGGGATATTGTAATGTcagcttcattttttttttaattttttactctGATTATCTGAATCATAGTTTTTCAGTTAACAAAAACTTTGCctatgaataaataaaatatcagcAATGAAGATGGAATATCTTAAACCTGGGTTAATTTTCTTAtctaaaaatcttaattttaacttgCAAAAAGGTGGAATAAGGAGTTACAGGACTTGGTATTTTTTCGTCATaggaaaatataataatttctgTTTTTTGTGGTTCTATATGTTGTGTCTCTGAAGAATGAACAAAACAGAAGTAGAATGGTGTATATACTTTCTTGGAACATTAGAACTTTCTTACATAAAGCATTGGTCAAAAGTCGCCCATACTTGGTTTCTGAAATCATAAACCTGATGTGCTTGTTATTTCCATTTTGATGCTTAACATCTTTGTTTTATACAGAATCGTGATGGATTTGTCATGGGGGAGGGAGCTGGAGTTTTGCTTCTAGAAGAATTGGAGCACGCGAAGGTATGGTCAgtgttatttttgtaactatCATATATCATTTCATATGGATCTTTTTCCCTCAGCCTCTAGTTTAATGAAGAGCAACTCCACATATTTTACTGGAGCATCCTCCTGTCCAAGGCTTTGCAGCACTATTCATCTTTgcctcattttatttttttcaacgtCATCTCATTCATAATGTTTCGTAATATTTGTGAACTTTATGCCtctttttgtgtaaaatatcTTAGATAATTTGTTATTTCCTGATTCCACAATTGCAGCAACGAGGAGCCCAAATCTATGCAGAATTTCTTGGTGGAAGCTTCACTTGCGATGCATATCATGTGACAGAACCACACCCTGATGGTAATCCTCTAtcattaaacaataaattggtggattcatttttttcaattttttgaatattatttattttttattactatGTTTAGTTCGTCAACTATGGGGTGGGGAATATAGACCGCTTCCTTAACTAGTTGAGCTTGCTTAAGTTGGCAAAATTAATTGGAATATTTTTACAGTTTTAAATTATGGAATTCCACCACGTTGAAGGATCCTTATTATTTTCCCCAAGCAGTTCACTTTTCTACGATATAATATGGTACTGGGCTCCATgatcttctaaaaaaattgttagaatcTATACAGGAGCATGCGAGGAagtcttttattatttgtaattgaaggtaattttcaaatgaactATTAagtttgagagaaaaaagagtcCATCATTaaggatttaatttttaactcCATTGTTAATCAACATCAATATGATATGtaaatcttaaataataatgatattgaAATCTTATAAATACGattaagcattttttttacttgagtATGTAAAATTTACTTCAACTTCAATGgtaaagagaataaaaatatgtttaagaTACATACATCTTCTTGCTTTCTGATATAACTTTGgcaactttttaaattatgatagacattttttttgaGTGATTGGATATGGAGCAGAATGCATagaatttaaactaaattttggtGGTTATATGAGAAATTTTCTGTACCACATTTCGTGGGAGTAGAGTATCagactatttatttattatggaCTAGAGAGTTACCATTGAGTTATTGTGTTGTTTTTCCTTCTCGCAAAGAATTTTTCTGTTCCTCTCAAACTTGAAGCCTAGATCGATGTTTGGGATTGTATGTGTAAACCAGCTGCGGTGGGAGTTAACTGGTCTTGAAaagtttgattgttttttaccctaaatacttttcattggattaaacaaatatcaaataactGGAATTGAGTTTCTTACTAATATCATCAAATCTCCATCCAACATGtttcataatgttttaaaaaatattagtcGAATGAtgtgtttttcaattttggacaCTACAACTTTTGGTCAATGCTGATACTACACTTTATTGTACTTCTTAACTGCGTGgtgtttgacattttttaccaatttttttttatcttttcccAGAGTGATCTCagattttacatttaaaaaagaactgtTCAAAGGTTGTAAAGGTTTGTAAAGCATGTGGTCTGTTCTAAGGTCATAAAGCTTTGTAATGCATGTGGTCTGTTCAAAGGTCATAAAGGTTTTACTTGTAATAGCAATGACATAGATCTTTTCTACACAACACCATTCTCAACgaatatcattatttttcttgatatttcACAGTTATGATTCTTATGATAAATGCATTCTTCTTGATTAATGAATTACGAGTTTAGTAGTGTGCAGAACCTTAACGGACTACTTATTCTAGTAGATTTATTTATGGTTTAATGGAGTTTGTAAATCATGAAAACCATTAAAGCTAACATGCAATTTCCTGAGATCAAGTatccaaattattttgtaaagaGAGATTTATTCTTACCGAGAGAGAGACAAAGTAGAGAGCCAACTCTTAGGGTTTTGCCATTGTCGTGGAGCCTTTTGCACACATATCTGAGGCAAAATGTGATGGTTGTTCTTACGCCATTGATCACATTAGTCTGATAAAGTCATCTATGCAAGGTGCACCAGAAGAGAGGTTCATGCGAAGGTGGAAGTAATAAGATGAAGAGGTGGTGGAAGAGGAAGATTGTTTTAAGTGACAGTATGGTTGTTCATACTATGGTTGCAATAGTGACAGGCATATAACGAAGGATTGCTTTAAGTGCATGTAGATGGGCATGGAGACGGGCTTACTTTAAGTGCATGGAGACGGGCATATAATGAAGGATTGCTACCTGCAAGATGGTGCAGATACTATGGTCGCAATAGTGGACACTGCATAAGTTGCAGTGAGTGCGGACACTTTGCCTGTGGGTCCAAAGATTGGCTGTTTATCTTGCAAATTAGTGACTTGCATCGACTTCTGTTGCTTCTTGGGCTGTCTTAATCAGTTTCCTTCTCTTTTGGTCACAGTTTTTGCTGGATATGTAAAATGATCATTAATAGGACTGGGGGTAGCTTCTCAATAGACTTATCTATAGTTTTCCTTCATTGTTC
This genomic interval carries:
- the LOC101213530 gene encoding 3-oxoacyl-[acyl-carrier-protein] synthase II, chloroplastic; this encodes MASLPVSSPFCTWLVAACMSATCFKDHSLNASSIPHSSSSSSSSSSKRSISTSRRKHSFSKCFSITSQFNTGLVSSSPRFNIHDLLLDDYYSNSTTYPLQYNPFSLLFPPTSLPLHSRRRRRTNRALRSGETVAIAVHPAEEVGSKKKHHTKQRRVVVTGMGVVTPLGHDLDVFYKNLLEGVSGISEIEAFDCSQFPTRIAGEIKTFSTDGWVAPKFSKRMDKFMLYMLIAGKKALEDGGFTKELAEELDKTKCGVLIGSAMGGMKVFNDAIEALRISYKKMNPFCVPFATTNMGSAMLAMDLGWMGPNYSISTACATSNFCILNAANHIIRGEADVMLCGGSDAAIIPIGLGGFVACNTLSQRNSDPTKASRPWDINRDGFVMGEGAGVLLLEELEHAKQRGAQIYAEFLGGSFTCDAYHVTEPHPDGAGVILCMEKALAQSGISKEDVNYVNAHATSSLAEDVKEYQALVHCFGKNRGLRVNSTKSMVGHLLGAAGAVEAVATIQAIRTGWIHPNVNLENPDKGVDTSILVGPKKERLEIKVALSNSFGFGGHNSSILFAPYK